One segment of Mycolicibacterium sp. YH-1 DNA contains the following:
- a CDS encoding FadR/GntR family transcriptional regulator — translation MAVPQTSHILREVIFAPLEHGGRTQVIFDRLRNAVALDVFKDGEQLPPETELAAQLGISPVTLRDALGLMREAGLVETRRGRTGGSFVRRNGYDPVEHGRSQLADMSLVDLRDLSDWRISVAEASASLAAERASDDEVDGMRQHVEAFVNARNSASARRAEGRLYIALAAASQSVRLTRAAVSCIIDYGPLLSVAYRNAKLRKAIALHHEALLGAVRDGSREDAARAIREAGIEVAHGLASQKTGPSARSKS, via the coding sequence ATGGCGGTACCGCAAACGTCGCACATCCTGCGCGAGGTGATCTTCGCGCCCCTCGAGCATGGCGGAAGAACGCAGGTGATCTTCGATCGCCTCCGAAACGCGGTGGCGCTCGATGTGTTCAAGGACGGTGAACAGCTCCCTCCCGAAACTGAGCTCGCCGCGCAACTGGGCATCTCACCGGTGACGTTGCGCGACGCGCTCGGCCTCATGAGAGAGGCCGGACTCGTCGAGACCAGGCGCGGACGGACCGGCGGCAGCTTCGTCCGTCGAAACGGATACGACCCTGTGGAGCACGGGCGTTCGCAGTTGGCGGACATGTCGCTGGTTGATCTGCGCGACCTCTCGGACTGGCGAATCTCGGTCGCGGAGGCCTCCGCGTCACTGGCCGCCGAGCGTGCATCCGACGACGAGGTCGACGGAATGCGGCAACACGTCGAAGCTTTCGTCAACGCCCGCAATTCGGCCTCGGCGCGTCGCGCCGAGGGGCGACTCTACATCGCGCTGGCTGCCGCGTCCCAGTCGGTTCGGCTGACCAGGGCCGCTGTGAGCTGCATCATCGACTACGGCCCATTGCTGTCGGTTGCCTATCGGAACGCCAAGCTACGCAAGGCTATTGCGCTGCATCATGAGGCACTGCTTGGCGCTGTGCGTGACGGTAGCCGCGAAGATGCCGCCAGGGCGATCAGGGAGGCTGGCATCGAAGTCGCGCACGGATTGGCCAGTCAGAAGACCGGGCCGAGCGCTAGGAGCAAGTCATGA
- a CDS encoding NAD(P)/FAD-dependent oxidoreductase yields the protein MHRVVEKPEGQYDVAILGGGFAGAAASRRLTQAGLRVLIIEARDRLAGRMWTQEQFFDGHAVEWGGAFMLDRLSYPLTWKEIDAHGLALDWGSLEPTKLIWLSAGERRVGPMPVPLDELASFERLILHLSALASRIDPHRPIEEQDVSELDVTWPTLIEGLALGPHTRELFAAHIVTLAGDPWDVPSALPLLHTIAKSGSVSAATFFAAPYDTPMARTLGPQLADGTGALHAAVMSGSDAEVLLGVKVTAVEDAGESVRVQTTAGDVTVGSVVCALPIGVLSNVSFTPELSPELQSLAGQGVAAQAEKVTMFVSNCPEPFYAHGIPEGGGFATASTTFHEGDRAIVVGFTSEAGVLDINDTAAVERSLQQYVPGIKVEAVAWHDWAGDEFARGTWSYLRPGQTAVRPKARQARGRVTFAGSDFDARLGVEGALHTGGLAAEEVLGILGR from the coding sequence ATGCATCGCGTTGTGGAGAAGCCCGAAGGTCAGTACGACGTTGCGATCCTAGGCGGCGGATTCGCCGGCGCCGCGGCGTCGCGGCGGTTGACCCAGGCCGGTCTTCGCGTATTGATCATCGAGGCACGAGACAGGCTCGCGGGTCGGATGTGGACGCAAGAGCAGTTCTTCGACGGACATGCGGTGGAGTGGGGCGGTGCATTCATGCTCGACCGCCTCAGCTATCCGCTGACCTGGAAGGAGATCGACGCCCACGGCCTCGCACTGGACTGGGGATCGCTGGAGCCGACGAAGCTGATCTGGCTGTCCGCCGGTGAGCGCCGAGTCGGACCGATGCCGGTTCCCCTTGACGAACTCGCATCGTTCGAGCGCCTGATCTTGCACTTGTCGGCGCTGGCGTCGCGGATTGACCCACACCGGCCGATCGAGGAGCAGGATGTCTCCGAACTCGACGTGACGTGGCCGACGCTGATCGAGGGTCTGGCGCTCGGACCGCACACGCGCGAACTGTTCGCCGCGCACATCGTGACGCTGGCCGGCGACCCGTGGGACGTGCCGTCTGCGCTGCCGTTGCTGCACACCATCGCGAAAAGCGGTTCGGTGTCTGCGGCCACGTTCTTCGCGGCGCCGTACGACACCCCGATGGCTCGCACTCTGGGGCCGCAGTTGGCCGACGGCACGGGTGCCCTGCATGCGGCAGTCATGTCAGGTTCGGATGCCGAAGTGCTTCTGGGTGTGAAGGTCACCGCGGTCGAGGACGCGGGGGAGAGCGTGCGCGTGCAGACCACTGCGGGCGACGTCACGGTCGGCTCGGTGGTGTGTGCGCTTCCGATAGGCGTGCTCTCGAACGTCTCGTTCACGCCCGAGCTGTCGCCGGAACTGCAGAGCCTGGCGGGTCAGGGCGTCGCAGCGCAGGCCGAGAAGGTCACGATGTTCGTCAGCAACTGCCCAGAGCCCTTCTATGCGCACGGCATCCCGGAAGGTGGTGGGTTCGCGACTGCGTCGACCACGTTCCACGAGGGCGACCGGGCCATCGTCGTCGGCTTCACATCTGAAGCCGGTGTGCTCGACATCAATGACACTGCCGCAGTGGAGAGGTCCCTGCAGCAGTATGTTCCTGGCATCAAGGTGGAGGCAGTCGCGTGGCACGACTGGGCCGGTGACGAGTTCGCCCGTGGCACGTGGAGCTATCTGCGGCCGGGGCAGACCGCTGTCCGACCCAAGGCGCGGCAGGCTCGAGGCCGGGTCACGTTCGCGGGATCTGACTTCGACGCCCGACTCGGTGTCGAGGGGGCTCTGCACACCGGTGGACTCGCTGCGGAAGAGGTGTTGGGCATACTTGGTCGCTGA
- a CDS encoding extracellular solute-binding protein — MSRARLKQATAVLAVALCSSVAVACGNSQAPTGNAADFDSSVFPESTFKDLSGSLTWYDSSGGLTTDAKNETVWKDFTTLTGLPAQAEFTDGTSTKFRAAAESGSVPWNLVEFGTGGEFYQAANAGLLEDIDTSLVPVDKLDPASVEKQGIKVEDNGAVLVWNTNALGGKTPTSTADLFNVKDFPGKRCLYKYPVSAGTLEVALLADGVPANEIYPLDVDRALNKLGTIKNDIVWWESGSTVLQLLNNGECSMGMVWTGRVYDAIVKQKLPLDFTWNGGLTTAAYFAVPKGAPNSKVGQAAIAMWILDRKGQIGFVDRTTYTTAIKDLSAGDYSPDVQPYVVSKETAVNTVSENAKYYADNLDPVSNALSAFQAK, encoded by the coding sequence ATGTCAAGAGCGAGATTGAAGCAGGCGACAGCGGTCTTGGCCGTGGCCCTCTGCAGTTCCGTTGCCGTGGCATGTGGCAACTCGCAGGCGCCCACCGGCAATGCCGCAGACTTCGATTCATCGGTGTTTCCCGAGTCAACGTTCAAGGATCTGTCCGGGTCGCTGACCTGGTACGACTCGTCGGGCGGTCTCACCACCGACGCCAAGAACGAGACGGTGTGGAAGGACTTCACGACCCTCACAGGTTTGCCGGCTCAGGCCGAGTTCACAGACGGCACATCGACCAAGTTCCGCGCCGCGGCCGAGTCGGGCAGCGTCCCTTGGAACCTTGTCGAGTTCGGCACGGGCGGCGAGTTCTACCAGGCGGCCAACGCCGGCCTGCTCGAGGATATCGACACCTCGCTCGTTCCCGTCGACAAGCTCGATCCGGCCAGCGTCGAGAAGCAGGGCATCAAGGTCGAGGACAATGGAGCGGTCCTGGTCTGGAACACCAACGCGCTCGGCGGCAAGACGCCGACGTCAACCGCAGACCTCTTCAATGTCAAGGATTTTCCCGGCAAGCGGTGCCTGTACAAGTACCCCGTGAGCGCAGGCACTCTCGAAGTGGCACTGCTGGCGGACGGTGTGCCCGCCAATGAGATCTATCCGCTGGACGTCGACCGTGCGCTGAACAAGCTCGGCACCATCAAGAACGACATCGTGTGGTGGGAGTCCGGATCGACGGTTCTGCAGCTGCTCAACAATGGCGAGTGCTCGATGGGCATGGTGTGGACCGGCCGGGTCTACGACGCCATCGTCAAGCAGAAGCTGCCGTTGGACTTCACCTGGAACGGCGGCCTGACAACTGCCGCCTACTTCGCTGTGCCCAAGGGGGCGCCGAACTCGAAGGTGGGACAGGCGGCGATCGCCATGTGGATCCTCGACCGAAAGGGTCAGATCGGGTTCGTCGACCGCACGACCTACACCACCGCGATCAAGGACCTCAGTGCCGGCGACTACAGCCCGGACGTGCAGCCCTATGTCGTGTCGAAGGAAACGGCAGTCAACACGGTGAGTGAGAACGCCAAGTACTACGCGGACAACCTCGACCCGGTGTCGAACGCCCTTTCGGCGTTCCAGGCCAAGTAA
- a CDS encoding ABC transporter permease subunit, with amino-acid sequence MSIALRSLNADGAASYSPGGFTLVNYVSLFTDALLRDVLVNTVITAGVSTAITFVLAFPVAYLMSRLQRTLSTALFMMVLLPFWVSILVRLFAFLELLSSNGPVNDALEALGVGRQSLLFNSTGTVIGMVNYLLPYMILVLFAAMSGVDPNLTRAAKSLGCSSWQAFTSVYLPLIRGSIVGALLLNFIIATGFFLTPAILGGPQDATISTYIATQVQNYRWGPASAFGVVLLIATCICFTAAGRMTGLTAGSGVAITGSKGVSRDAAMPFGPAKAGLWAMTILVMVFLFAPIAFVFPLSWGVDATIAWPPRGFTLDWYHAALTNPMWTAALQKSVTVGLAVAVLCVLLAVFIARWVRTLDSRPRVQSALVTVVYLPMVVPVILLAIGTFDVQNRIGLLGTWWGLVLVETILALPFTYLVVAAALNNVDPSLEKAAWTMGASRVYALRKVVIPTVIPAIIGAALLAFISSWDEAVVALFQTSFEKTLPVNFYASLKSGSSPVIAAIGAMLMLLVLVLGGAFVTIQAVRSRRAKKSVLNSPTPDKRPS; translated from the coding sequence GTGAGCATCGCGCTGCGCAGCCTCAACGCCGACGGCGCGGCCTCGTACAGTCCGGGCGGCTTTACGCTGGTCAACTACGTCAGCCTGTTCACCGACGCCCTGCTGCGTGACGTGCTTGTCAACACCGTGATCACCGCCGGCGTGTCCACCGCGATCACATTTGTGCTCGCCTTCCCGGTGGCCTACCTGATGTCCCGGCTGCAGCGGACGCTGTCGACGGCGCTGTTCATGATGGTGCTGCTGCCGTTCTGGGTGTCGATCCTGGTCAGGCTGTTCGCATTTCTGGAACTACTGTCGTCCAACGGGCCCGTCAACGACGCCCTGGAGGCGCTCGGCGTCGGTCGTCAATCGCTGCTGTTCAACTCCACCGGCACCGTGATCGGCATGGTCAACTACCTGCTGCCGTACATGATCCTGGTCTTGTTCGCAGCCATGAGCGGCGTCGACCCAAACCTGACCCGCGCGGCCAAGTCGCTCGGGTGCTCCAGCTGGCAGGCCTTCACGTCCGTCTATCTCCCCCTGATCCGCGGGTCGATCGTCGGCGCGCTGCTGCTGAACTTCATCATCGCCACCGGCTTCTTCCTGACTCCGGCAATCCTCGGTGGCCCGCAGGACGCCACCATCTCGACCTACATCGCCACCCAGGTGCAGAACTACCGGTGGGGCCCCGCCAGCGCGTTCGGGGTCGTTCTGCTGATCGCGACGTGCATCTGCTTCACCGCGGCGGGTCGGATGACGGGCCTCACAGCCGGGTCCGGAGTCGCGATCACCGGATCGAAGGGCGTTTCCCGCGACGCGGCAATGCCTTTCGGGCCAGCGAAGGCGGGACTGTGGGCGATGACCATCCTCGTCATGGTGTTCCTGTTCGCCCCCATCGCGTTCGTGTTCCCGCTGTCGTGGGGTGTCGATGCGACCATCGCCTGGCCGCCACGCGGCTTCACCCTCGACTGGTATCACGCCGCGCTCACCAACCCCATGTGGACTGCGGCACTTCAGAAGAGCGTCACGGTGGGGCTTGCCGTCGCCGTGCTCTGCGTACTCCTGGCGGTCTTCATCGCCCGCTGGGTGCGCACCCTCGACAGCCGTCCACGTGTGCAGTCAGCGCTGGTCACCGTCGTTTACCTGCCGATGGTCGTACCCGTCATTCTCCTCGCGATCGGCACCTTCGACGTGCAGAACCGAATCGGGCTGCTCGGCACATGGTGGGGGCTGGTCCTCGTCGAAACCATCCTCGCGCTCCCCTTCACCTACCTCGTGGTGGCAGCAGCGCTCAACAACGTCGACCCCAGCCTGGAGAAGGCGGCGTGGACCATGGGTGCGAGCCGCGTCTACGCGCTGCGGAAGGTCGTCATCCCGACGGTGATCCCGGCGATAATCGGGGCCGCGCTGCTGGCATTCATCAGCTCATGGGACGAGGCAGTTGTCGCCCTGTTCCAGACGAGCTTCGAGAAGACTCTGCCGGTCAACTTCTACGCGTCGCTCAAGAGCGGCTCGAGCCCGGTGATCGCCGCCATCGGTGCCATGTTGATGCTGCTGGTCCTCGTGCTCGGCGGCGCATTCGTCACGATCCAGGCGGTGCGCTCCCGCCGCGCCAAGAAATCCGTACTCAACAGCCCGACCCCCGACAAGAGGCCTTCATGA
- a CDS encoding ABC transporter ATP-binding protein, with protein sequence MITEQKRSPTAAPVDQSFIEIRDLHHEYGGITALDSVSLDVRAGEFVTLLGPSGSGKSSLLHILAGLIDATSGTISIAGRDITRVAPQKREIGLVFQNYALFPHLTARENIRFPHNVRKTPESEASDRVAEVLELVELTALADRRPDQLSGGQQQRVAVGRAISAVPKVLLLDEPLGALDRRLRQQLGHEIRRVQRETGITTLYVTHDQEEAFTMSDRVVVMNHGEIRQVGTPKDVYTRPSDSFVANFVGEVNLWPVTVESRASATTAATIAGAAPFTTQCGDEARGSDGNLMVAVRPERVWVWRPGEPAPRPEIQLVDSGVIVESTFLGNSHNVVVESDNLGRTTALLYDGEEPRDLGERVTLGWEAKHALTIPQ encoded by the coding sequence ATGATCACCGAACAGAAACGCTCTCCCACAGCCGCACCCGTCGACCAGTCGTTCATCGAGATCCGCGATCTGCACCACGAGTACGGCGGCATTACCGCTCTGGACAGTGTGTCGCTCGACGTGCGCGCCGGAGAGTTCGTGACGCTGCTGGGCCCGAGTGGCTCGGGCAAGAGTTCGCTGCTGCACATTCTCGCGGGCCTCATCGACGCCACCTCGGGAACCATCAGCATCGCGGGGCGTGACATCACCCGGGTCGCTCCGCAGAAGCGCGAAATCGGGCTTGTCTTCCAGAATTACGCCCTCTTCCCGCATCTCACCGCCCGCGAGAACATCCGCTTCCCACACAATGTGCGCAAAACCCCCGAGAGTGAGGCGTCGGACCGCGTTGCCGAGGTGCTCGAACTCGTCGAGCTGACGGCGCTGGCCGATCGCCGGCCCGACCAGCTCAGCGGCGGTCAACAACAGCGCGTGGCGGTCGGACGCGCGATCTCGGCGGTGCCGAAGGTGCTGCTTCTCGACGAGCCACTCGGCGCCCTCGACCGCAGATTGCGTCAGCAGCTGGGGCACGAAATCCGGCGTGTGCAAAGGGAAACCGGAATCACCACGCTCTACGTCACTCACGACCAGGAAGAGGCATTCACCATGTCGGACCGGGTCGTGGTGATGAACCACGGCGAGATCCGACAGGTGGGCACACCAAAGGACGTCTACACCCGGCCGAGCGATTCCTTCGTGGCGAACTTCGTCGGCGAGGTCAACCTCTGGCCAGTGACGGTCGAGAGTCGCGCGAGCGCCACCACGGCGGCGACCATCGCCGGCGCCGCGCCGTTCACCACACAGTGCGGGGACGAGGCACGCGGCTCGGATGGCAACCTCATGGTCGCCGTCCGACCCGAGCGGGTGTGGGTGTGGCGGCCGGGAGAGCCCGCGCCCCGGCCCGAGATCCAGCTGGTCGACTCGGGTGTGATCGTCGAATCCACCTTCCTGGGCAACAGTCACAACGTGGTGGTGGAATCCGACAATCTGGGGCGGACCACCGCGCTGCTCTACGACGGCGAGGAGCCACGCGATCTCGGCGAGAGGGTGACGCTCGGCTGGGAAGCCAAACACGCCCTCACGATTCCGCAGTAG
- a CDS encoding CoA transferase subunit A, with protein MTVNKVVASAHEAVADIPDGASLAVGGFGLSGIPWFLIDAVLAGGATGLTIVSNNCGVDGGGLGLLLESNRIIRVIASYVGENKEFARQYLAGELTVELTPQGTLAERLRAGGSGIGAFFTPTGVGTLVAEGGLPWRYHPDGSVALASPPKEVRTFGGREMLLEESIVTDFALVRAAVADTAGNCVFHAAARNFNPPAAMAGRTTIVEAESVVADGELDPNSVHLPGIFVERVVALTPEQAAHKRVEKLTTRPRPTDDQEAR; from the coding sequence ATGACGGTGAACAAGGTCGTCGCCTCGGCGCACGAGGCCGTCGCCGACATCCCCGACGGGGCGAGCCTGGCGGTCGGCGGCTTCGGGCTGTCCGGCATCCCGTGGTTCCTGATCGACGCCGTGCTCGCCGGCGGCGCAACCGGCCTGACGATCGTGAGCAACAACTGCGGTGTCGACGGCGGCGGGTTGGGCCTGCTGCTGGAGTCCAACAGGATCATTCGCGTCATCGCCTCCTACGTCGGCGAGAACAAGGAGTTCGCCCGGCAGTATCTGGCCGGTGAGTTGACCGTTGAGCTGACGCCGCAGGGCACGCTCGCCGAGCGCCTCCGCGCCGGCGGCAGCGGCATCGGCGCGTTCTTCACCCCTACCGGCGTGGGCACCCTCGTCGCCGAGGGCGGGCTGCCGTGGCGCTACCACCCCGACGGAAGCGTGGCGCTGGCATCACCGCCCAAGGAGGTGCGTACCTTCGGCGGTCGCGAGATGCTCCTCGAGGAGTCGATCGTGACGGACTTCGCGTTGGTACGCGCCGCAGTCGCCGACACCGCAGGCAACTGCGTGTTCCACGCCGCGGCGCGTAACTTCAACCCGCCCGCGGCGATGGCCGGACGCACGACGATCGTCGAGGCCGAATCCGTGGTGGCGGATGGCGAACTGGACCCCAACAGCGTCCACTTGCCCGGCATCTTCGTCGAGCGCGTCGTCGCGTTGACCCCGGAGCAGGCGGCGCACAAGCGCGTCGAGAAGCTCACCACGCGACCCCGCCCGACAGACGACCAGGAAGCCCGATGA
- a CDS encoding 3-oxoacid CoA-transferase subunit B: MSWTHAEMAARATEELRAGDYVNLGIGLPTLIPEHLPADSGVCLHAENGILGVGPFPFEDEVDPDLINAGKQTVSVVAGASFFDSATSFAMIRGGHVDVAVLGGMQVAANGDLANWMVPGAMVKGMGGAMDLVSGAERVIVLMDHVAKSGAAKLVTSCSLPLTGRGVVARVITDRGVFDTASGEFRLVELAPGCEFEDIAAITDAPLTRA, translated from the coding sequence ATGAGCTGGACCCACGCAGAGATGGCAGCGCGCGCGACCGAGGAGCTTCGCGCCGGTGACTACGTCAACCTGGGTATCGGACTGCCCACGCTGATACCCGAGCACCTGCCCGCGGACTCCGGCGTCTGCCTGCACGCCGAGAACGGCATCCTCGGTGTGGGGCCGTTCCCGTTCGAGGATGAGGTCGACCCCGATCTCATCAACGCGGGCAAGCAGACGGTGTCGGTTGTCGCGGGCGCTTCGTTCTTCGACTCCGCAACCAGCTTTGCGATGATCCGTGGCGGCCATGTCGACGTCGCTGTCCTCGGCGGGATGCAAGTGGCGGCCAACGGCGACCTCGCCAACTGGATGGTGCCGGGCGCGATGGTCAAGGGCATGGGCGGCGCGATGGATCTGGTCAGCGGCGCCGAACGGGTGATCGTCCTCATGGACCACGTCGCGAAGTCGGGTGCGGCCAAACTGGTGACGTCGTGTTCACTGCCACTCACGGGGCGCGGGGTGGTGGCCCGCGTGATCACCGACCGCGGCGTGTTCGACACCGCAAGCGGTGAGTTTCGTCTCGTGGAACTCGCGCCAGGATGCGAGTTTGAGGACATCGCGGCGATCACCGACGCACCGCTGACGCGCGCCTGA
- a CDS encoding YajQ family cyclic di-GMP-binding protein: protein MADSSFDVVSKADRQEVDNALNQAAKELSTRFDFRGTDTTIEWQGEEGIILVSSTEERVKAAVDVFKEKLIRRDISMKAFDAGDPQPSGKTYKVIGSIKQGIDSENAKKITKLIRDEGPKGVKAQIQGEEIRVSSKKRDDLQAVQALLRGADLEVALQFVNYR from the coding sequence ATGGCGGATTCAAGTTTCGACGTCGTCAGCAAGGCCGATCGTCAAGAGGTCGACAACGCGCTCAACCAGGCCGCTAAGGAGCTGTCCACCCGGTTCGACTTCCGCGGCACCGACACCACCATCGAGTGGCAGGGCGAGGAGGGCATCATCCTGGTCTCCTCCACCGAGGAGCGCGTCAAGGCCGCGGTCGACGTGTTCAAGGAGAAGTTGATCCGTCGCGACATCTCAATGAAGGCGTTCGACGCAGGTGACCCGCAGCCCTCGGGCAAGACCTACAAGGTCATCGGCAGCATCAAACAGGGCATCGACAGCGAGAACGCCAAGAAGATCACCAAGCTCATCCGCGACGAGGGCCCCAAGGGCGTCAAGGCGCAGATCCAGGGCGAGGAGATTCGCGTCAGCTCCAAGAAGCGTGACGACCTGCAGGCCGTCCAGGCGCTGCTACGGGGCGCCGATCTCGAGGTTGCGCTGCAGTTCGTCAACTACCGCTGA
- a CDS encoding NAD(P)H-dependent glycerol-3-phosphate dehydrogenase has product MAAAQREPNVVVLGGGSWGTTVASICARRGPTLQWVRSEETAADINDHHRNRRYLGDDVELSPTLRATNDFSEAAECADVIVMGVPSHGFRGVLQQLAKELRPWVPVVSLVKGLEQGTNYRMSQIVDEVLPGHPAGILAGPNIAREVAEGYAAAAVLAMPDTKLAADLGKLFRTKRFRTYTTEDVVGVEMAGALKNVYAIAVGMGYSLGIGENTRAMVMARAVAEMSKLGVAMGGHRDTFAGLAGMGDLVVTCTSQRSRNRHVGEQLGQGKTVEEIIASMNQVAEGVKAASVVMEFAEKYGITMPIAREVDRVINHGSTVEDAYRGLVAEKPGHEVHGSGF; this is encoded by the coding sequence ATGGCAGCAGCGCAACGTGAACCCAACGTCGTCGTCCTCGGTGGAGGGTCCTGGGGCACCACCGTCGCCTCCATCTGCGCGCGGCGCGGGCCGACGCTGCAGTGGGTGCGCTCGGAGGAGACCGCCGCCGATATCAACGACCACCACCGCAACCGCCGCTACCTCGGTGACGACGTCGAGCTGAGCCCCACACTGCGCGCCACCAACGACTTCTCCGAGGCCGCCGAGTGCGCCGACGTCATCGTCATGGGCGTGCCGTCACACGGCTTCCGCGGCGTGCTGCAGCAGCTGGCCAAGGAGCTGCGGCCATGGGTCCCCGTGGTGTCGCTGGTCAAGGGCCTCGAGCAGGGCACCAACTACCGGATGAGCCAGATCGTCGACGAGGTGCTGCCGGGCCACCCGGCGGGCATCCTGGCCGGACCCAATATCGCCCGTGAGGTCGCCGAGGGTTACGCCGCCGCGGCCGTGCTGGCGATGCCCGACACCAAGCTCGCCGCTGATCTGGGAAAACTGTTCCGCACCAAGCGCTTCCGCACCTACACCACCGAGGACGTGGTGGGTGTCGAGATGGCGGGCGCACTCAAGAACGTGTACGCCATCGCCGTCGGCATGGGCTACTCGCTGGGCATCGGCGAGAACACCCGCGCCATGGTCATGGCCCGTGCCGTGGCCGAGATGTCCAAGCTCGGCGTGGCGATGGGCGGGCACCGCGACACCTTCGCGGGCCTGGCCGGCATGGGCGACCTCGTCGTCACCTGCACCAGCCAGCGCAGCCGCAACCGCCACGTCGGTGAACAGCTCGGTCAGGGCAAGACCGTCGAGGAGATCATCGCCTCGATGAACCAGGTCGCCGAGGGCGTGAAGGCCGCCAGCGTCGTCATGGAGTTCGCCGAGAAGTACGGCATCACCATGCCGATAGCGCGCGAGGTCGACCGCGTCATCAACCATGGCTCCACCGTCGAGGACGCCTACCGCGGACTGGTCGCCGAGAAACCCGGTCACGAAGTGCACGGCTCGGGATTCTGA